The following coding sequences are from one Penaeus monodon isolate SGIC_2016 chromosome 21, NSTDA_Pmon_1, whole genome shotgun sequence window:
- the LOC119586338 gene encoding uncharacterized protein LOC119586338 isoform X1 (The sequence of the model RefSeq protein was modified relative to this genomic sequence to represent the inferred CDS: added 93 bases not found in genome assembly): MPVQTDGPEDYKANYKTLKRKLKLLIYENECFQEELRKAQRALLRVRRDKSFLLDRLLQYHRGPDSSSDSEQTEESDTENDAKLDTKSCRKRLSLEGSGGGSNSSQGPLGKPPLKKKKSSNNSSSSSKSSKQGSKQEGNKTAKQPEETQTSLENIFLAAELLKCHQSHPSLCHSTTKIAAGSTITGSGSTSGSSSTSGQATTSTSNIVTSNSSNNSISNVTNSGAMVRKLAGSNVPSGSSPAQLPTRRPGMGGSTGVAHTSDGQLSREEVERRLAARQPMNDFTTTVSLTLPNQLFSDNIMEGDFMEEEVETSPSYIEEDVTVDYD, encoded by the exons ATGCCAGTGCAGACAGATGGACCAGAGGATTATAAGGCCAATTACAAGACATTGAAGAGGAAATTGAAACTCCTGATATAT GAGAATGAGTGTTTCCAAGAAGAACTTCGGAAAGCCCAGAGAGCCCTCCTGCGGGTGCGCCGAGACAAGTCCTTTCTCCTGGATCGCCTCCTGCAGTACCATCGGGGTCCTGACTCATCCTCGGACTCTGAGCAAACAGAAGAGTCGGACACAGAAAATGATGCAAAGTTGGACACAAAGAG TTGCAGGAAAAGGTTAAGTTTGGAGGGATCTGGTGGTGGTTCCAACAGCTCTCAGGGCCCCCTTGGAAAGCCGCCCTTGAAGAAAAAGAAGTCTAGCAACAACTCTAGCAGCAGTAGCAAGTCCAGTAAACAGGGCTCGAAACAG GAAGGAAACAAAACCGCAAAACAACCTGAAGAGACCCAAACATCATTGGAAAATATTTTTCTCGCAGCCGAGCTTCTCAAATGCCATcaatctcatccctctctctgtcactccaCTACCAAGATTGCTGCAGGCTCAACCATCACCGGCTCTG ATGTAACAAATAGTGGGGCTATGGTACGCAAGCTTGCAGGAAGCAACGTACCCTCTGGGTCTTCACCTGCACAG CTCCCGACCCGAAGGCCTGGCATGGGAGGCAGCACTGGGGTGGCCCACACAAGTGACGGACAGCTCAGCAGGGAGGAGGTGGAGCGTCGTCTGGCAGCGCGGCAGCCCATGAACGACTTCACCACCACCGTCTCACTAACCTTGCCCAACCAGCTGTTCTCCGACAACATTATGGAAGG AGACTTCATGGAGGAGGAAGTTGAGACGTCACCAAGCTACATCGAGGAAGATGTCACTGTGGATTATGACTGA